A DNA window from Maribellus comscasis contains the following coding sequences:
- a CDS encoding universal stress protein — protein sequence MAEKKEQKIVVFLSLLPSDKNLILNGVKIATIFKKELCLCFNYSGKQKKNHSQFKAKLIEYSNPIKNEIPGLKVSTLLLSEHLKDIPEKLSDDLEAIFIVAAKSQFKKYSPALTESPVPFLFVDEEKETIPDYKRVVLPIDLRSENSDSALWVSYFGRFNNTVIVVVAANDKIRENKNRVAKNVVLTKKLYQKFNLQHKFFKGQKGSLGVADEALELALTMEIDFLTILGSSTITPLDLLVGLPEKRIIRHSKSLPVLVINPRKDNYILCD from the coding sequence ATGGCTGAAAAAAAAGAACAAAAAATAGTTGTGTTTCTGTCCTTGCTTCCATCAGACAAGAATCTAATCTTAAACGGGGTTAAAATTGCAACTATTTTTAAGAAAGAGTTGTGTCTCTGTTTCAACTATTCAGGGAAACAAAAAAAAAATCACAGCCAGTTTAAAGCAAAACTTATTGAATACTCCAACCCGATTAAAAATGAAATTCCGGGGTTAAAAGTTTCCACCCTGCTTCTTTCCGAACATTTAAAAGATATACCTGAAAAACTTTCTGACGATCTGGAAGCCATTTTTATTGTTGCGGCAAAATCTCAGTTCAAAAAATATTCTCCGGCACTAACAGAAAGCCCTGTTCCGTTTCTTTTTGTTGATGAAGAGAAAGAAACTATTCCAGATTATAAACGCGTCGTGCTTCCGATCGATCTGCGAAGCGAAAACAGCGACAGTGCATTATGGGTATCTTATTTCGGACGATTTAACAACACCGTAATTGTGGTTGTGGCGGCCAACGATAAAATCAGGGAAAATAAAAACAGGGTGGCTAAAAATGTAGTACTAACCAAAAAGCTATACCAAAAATTTAACCTGCAACATAAATTTTTTAAAGGCCAAAAAGGTAGTCTGGGAGTAGCTGATGAAGCTTTGGAACTGGCACTCACGATGGAAATCGATTTTCTCACTATCTTGGGGAGTTCAACAATTACACCTTTGGATTTGCTTGTAGGATTACCCGAAAAAAGGATTATCCGGCATTCCAAAAGTCTTCCTGTTTTGGTTATAAATCCCCGAAAAGACAATTATATTTTATGTGACTAA